DNA sequence from the Streptomyces sp. NBC_01497 genome:
GACGGCCCAGCCGACGAGCGCGAGCGGGATCCACGGTGTGACGGCGACGGCCGCCAGGCCCAGGGTGGCGAGTCCGGCGCCGCAGCGGACGATCGCGACGGCACCGAAGCGGGCCGCGACCCGGTCGGTGACGAGGCGTCCGACGGTCATGGCGGTGGAGAACGCGCCGTACGCGAACGCGGCCGTGGCGGCGGGGGCGTCGAGGACGTCCCGCAGGTCGAGGCTGCTCCAGTCGTTGGCTACGCCCTCGCAGAGCATCAGCATGAACGCCAGGGCGGCCAGCGCCCAGATGCGCGCCGGGACGGCGCGGCGCCCGCCCCGCCCGGAGCCCAGCGGGTCCGTTGCGGACTCGGTGGCGTGCGGTTCGCGGGGCAGGAGCGCGGGTGCCGACGCCAGCGCGAGCAGCACGCCGAAGGCACCCATGCCCGCCAGCGTCCCCGGCGTGCTCCAGTTCCAGCTGAGGACCCGGGCGCCGACGAGCGAGGCGGCGACCCCGCCGAGGGAGAAGACGGCGTGGAACGCGGACAGGATCGGCCGGCCGTAGCGGTGCTCGACCTGTACGGCGTGGGTGTTCATGGAGACGTCGAGGCAGCCGTTGCAGAAGCCCAGTACGAGCAGTGCGAGGCCGAGCGCCCAGGGGCCGGTGGCGAGGCCCGGCAGCACGAGCGAGGCGCTGAGCAGGACGCCACTGGCCGGCACGACCGTACGCGGCCCGAGCCGGTCGGTGAGCGGCCCCGCGAGCCGCATCCCGGCGAAGGCACCGCCACCGAGGACGAGCAGCAGCCAGCCGAGGACGGCGTGGCCGATCCCCGCGCGCTGCTCGATCACGGGGATGTGGACCACCCACATGCCGAGGACGAAGCCGTTCAGTCCGAAGCAGGCGAACGTGGCGAGGCGGGCGAGGCGCAGGACGCGCGGCATACTCGACATGGAGTGAACGTATCGCACATCCATTGTGTTTGAAACTGGCTATATCGCACAGGAAAGATGTTCAATAGGGGGATGATGAACCGGTTGAGGCAGATCGCGGACGCGGTGCGGGCGGCGGGCGAGATGAGCGTGGCGGACCTCGCGGAGCTGACGGCGGCGTCCGAGATGACCGTGCGGCGCGACCTGGAGACGCTCGCCGGGCAGGGCGTGCTGGAGCGGTACCGGGGCGGCGCGCGGAGCCTGCTGCTGCGGGGTGAGGAGACGCCGTTCGCGCTGCGGTCGGACGACGGCGTCGCGACGAAACGCCGGCTGGCCGCCGAGGTCGCCGCTCTGATCGCCGACGGCGAAGCCGTCGTCGTGGACGGCGGCACGACCTGCCGGGAAGTGGCGCGGGCGCTGCGCGCGCGCCGGCTCACCGTGCTGCCGCTGTCGCTGCACACCGCGAACGCCCTGGCGGGCGGCGCGCAGTTGACACTGCTCCTGCCGGGCGGCGAAGCGCGTCCGGGCGAACTCGGCCTGGTGGGACCGCTGGCCGAGGCGTCACTCGCCGCGCTGCGGTTCGACACCGCGGTCATCGGCTGCTGCGGCCTCACCGCGGCGGACGGCCTGACGGCTCATGACCTGCCCGAGGCGGCCGTCAAACGGGCGGCGATGCGCGCGTCGAGGCGGGTGATCGCGGTGACCGAGGGCGCCAAACTGACACGCACGGCCCTCGCGCACGTGGCGGACGCGGCCGCGCTGGACCTCGTGGTGACGGACAGCGCGGCGCCGGCCGAGGCGCGCGCGGCGCTGGAGGCGGCGGGGACGGTGGTACGCCTCGTGGCGGAGGCATGAGCAGGTCCGCGGCCCGGCCCGGCGGCGCGCGTTCCCGCCCGGCGCCCGGCGCCCAGGTCTCGGCGCCCGGGTCTCGGCGTGGCGCGTCCCCTCGCGGCGTCCCACGTGCGGCCCGAGCGTGTGCGGGCCGAGCGTGTGCGGCCCGAGCGTGTGCGGGCCGAGCGTGTGCGGCCCGAGCACGTGCCGTCCGAGGCCGCCAGGGCGGCGCGGTCGGCAGCGGAAGCCGCTCAGCGCGGCTCCGGGGGCCGCTGGCGGGGCATGTTCGGGCGGGCGCCGGGGACGAAGGGGCGCGGTGGCGGCGGCGCCTCGCCCCGGTGGGGCGGCGCCGACTGGAGCAGCAGCGCGCCGGTGCCGACGCCCCCGCGGAACTCCACCATCCAGTCCGCCGTCTCCGCCCGTACGAGCTCTGTGACGTCCTCGCAGAACCGGCGCAGCACCCCGAGGCACCGTTCGGCCGCCTCGCTCGCGGTGCCCTCCGAGGGGCCCAGCACCTCGCGCACGGACTCGGCGGCCCAGTCGAACTGGAGCGTCTGGAGCCGTCGCTGCACCGCCTGCGCGGTCGCGACGTGCCGCATCCAGCCCGATGTCACGCCGAAGTAGCGGTCGCACGCCAGGCACGCCCCGCCCAGCAGCAGTGCCAGACAGCCCCAGCTCGCCACGCCCTGCACCTTGCCCACCAGGTCGAGCAGCGGCAGCGCGACGCCCGTGACGGCGCCCAGCGCCGTGCCGCCGCGCAGCGCCCGCGCCGCGAGCCTGC
Encoded proteins:
- a CDS encoding MFS transporter, whose product is MPRVLRLARLATFACFGLNGFVLGMWVVHIPVIEQRAGIGHAVLGWLLLVLGGGAFAGMRLAGPLTDRLGPRTVVPASGVLLSASLVLPGLATGPWALGLALLVLGFCNGCLDVSMNTHAVQVEHRYGRPILSAFHAVFSLGGVAASLVGARVLSWNWSTPGTLAGMGAFGVLLALASAPALLPREPHATESATDPLGSGRGGRRAVPARIWALAALAFMLMLCEGVANDWSSLDLRDVLDAPAATAAFAYGAFSTAMTVGRLVTDRVAARFGAVAIVRCGAGLATLGLAAVAVTPWIPLALVGWAVFGLGLSGCVPQLFSAAGHADREAAGANVSRVAGLGYLGMLAGPTVIGPLTRFVPLNAALVVPVLLCAAAAVSARILRPRVDPGLTPGPHGSAQDARGPAGDSAGVG
- a CDS encoding DeoR/GlpR family DNA-binding transcription regulator, giving the protein MMNRLRQIADAVRAAGEMSVADLAELTAASEMTVRRDLETLAGQGVLERYRGGARSLLLRGEETPFALRSDDGVATKRRLAAEVAALIADGEAVVVDGGTTCREVARALRARRLTVLPLSLHTANALAGGAQLTLLLPGGEARPGELGLVGPLAEASLAALRFDTAVIGCCGLTAADGLTAHDLPEAAVKRAAMRASRRVIAVTEGAKLTRTALAHVADAAALDLVVTDSAAPAEARAALEAAGTVVRLVAEA
- a CDS encoding SLATT domain-containing protein, which codes for MSQPEMQPGGPGREDELADTGAGARPAADGGAGGAPEHGELVGGPFPPGDWGEPAQRLDELYRWVEAGALRTVRWYLADRVRRRLAARALRGGTALGAVTGVALPLLDLVGKVQGVASWGCLALLLGGACLACDRYFGVTSGWMRHVATAQAVQRRLQTLQFDWAAESVREVLGPSEGTASEAAERCLGVLRRFCEDVTELVRAETADWMVEFRGGVGTGALLLQSAPPHRGEAPPPPRPFVPGARPNMPRQRPPEPR